The genomic stretch GAGAGCCGGAtgtctcctctccctccctccttccctgcttcctgaggggggaaactgaggcctGGGAGAGTTTCCCAAGGCCGGGACGAGTTTCCATGGAAATGGGAGCGGGGGTCCGGGCTCCCAGCTGCCGGCGCGAGTGCCCGCTGCTGAACAAGGGAGAAAGCGGGACATTGATGGGAGCCCGGCCCCCTGGGCGCGCGTCCCAGCCCCGGCTGAAAATAACCCCTCCCCGGAGCGCTGCTTGGGCAGCCGGCCGGgaccgagccccgcggccggaCAGGGGTCCCCAGGAAGTGGCTCCAGCCGGGGGGTGACCCCAGCCCTGACTGCAGCCACCCCCAGCCCCGGCCTGTTGCGTTGGGGAAGGGGAGGGCCGGCCAGGAGGATCGAGAGCCGGACGGAAGAAGGGGGAGAGCCGCAGCCCGCGTCCGGCTGACGGACGCCCCGAGAACCCCTGCCTGCTCCGGGGGCATATACGGGGCGGCCGAGCCCGAGGGGCATCTCTGCAGCCCGGATGGCAGGGCTGCGGGTGCCCCTGCTGCGCTGAGCGGGCTCTGCCGCGGGACGCCGGCGCCAGGGAAGGGACATCGGCGGTGCCAGGAGCCGGCGACGGGCAGCCAGGCAGGATGCGACGCTTCCAGGCTTTGCGCCgatccttccctttcctcaccCGCTTCCGCCTCTACCGAGTAAGTGCCGACCCTCGCCCCGGCAGaccctgtgctggctgtcacccgCCCCTGTCCCCATCGCCTGTGGGCAGGGGACCAGCCGTCCCCGGCCACCCGCAGGCGCACACCGAAGGCCAGCGGCTGCTTTTGCCCCGCATGCCCCCCTTGTGCCCCCGTGTGCCCCCGTGCCCAGCTGCTTGCCGCACCCGCCGTATTTTTAGCCCAGTGCCGAGGGCTGTAATTGTGGTGACGCACCGAGGGAGTCGAGCGCAGGGGATGAAGACAGCGGGGACCcgggggaagaggagaggatggagcaggctgtgctgctgtgggactGGGATGAGGATCCCGCTTCTCGCCCAGCTCACAGCAGCGAGGGGCAGAGACGTGCCTCTTCCCAGAAAGGTGGCAACGAAAGAGGAGGAGAGCTGGGAAAGCGGGCAGGGGTAGGGAACGGAGGGGGACATGTTGTGGGAGATGTGGGGAACCGTGGGCGAGACCTGGCTCCATGCCCCGGCCCGGCTGtggagctgacagcagcagcattggaTTGCCTTGTGCCTCAGCTCAGGCACCAGGACCACCCGAAGGCTGTGATGTCCCTGGGTATCCTGTCCCTGTGGCTGCCAGGCGAGGTGCCACCACCTGTGGCAGAGGAGACCCGCTGTGGgtctgtgctgcagcccagccgGGTGTGTGGGGATGGCAGGGGGCCGAGTGGCAGTGCCGATGTGGCTGTCCCCTCCCCAGTCAGCCCCTCCAGCTGGAAAAGGGGGTCTGGCAGGAACGGGTTGCCCCTCAGCTGGAGGCCGCTGCCAGGCACATCCATCTAGGAGGCTCTGTCCTCTCCTGTGtccctggcactgctgcctgGGGACAGCTTGTGCTGGAGTAGAAGGGTGGGCTGGTGTTTCTGTGGGCACCATGGGGCAGTACGAGGGTCCCATCCTGCTGATGAGGTGCCTTTCCCAGTCTTCCATGGGGGCAGGCTCAGGAGATGAGTCCTGCTAGCATCCCTCACGCCCTGCCCAGGCAGCACCCCAGCCTTGGCTCTCAGCCTCTCTGGATGACGTCCCCAGTGTGAGGACGGGGCAGAGGGGAGTGGAACAGGGTTCTCTCCCTAACCTCCCGTGGTTGGTGTCCCTGCAGAGGCTGAGCTGTAGCATGCAGGCGGAGGAGGGCACAGactggctgctggagctgctcaccgagctgcagctgcagcagtatTTCCTGCGCATCCGGGACGAGCTCAACGTCACCCGCCTCTCCCACTTCGAGTACGTCAAAAATGAGGATCTGGAGAAGATTGGCATGGGGCGCCCTGGTGTgtacgcccccccccccaaacctccCCCCATATCTCTGGCTGGCTGCACAGCATCTTCTGGGGATCCCAGAGGAGCATGCAGTCTATGGGGCTGGAGGGACCCCCACCCTATGCTGGGTTGGTGACAGCCACTGTGTCCTGCAGGCCAGCGGCGGCTGTGGGAGGCAGTGAAGCGGAGAAAAGCCATGTGCAAGCGGAAATCCTGGATGAGCAAGGTAGGGATGGGAGAAGGGCAGGTGTGGCAGGGAAACAGGcatgcaggaggagctgggccTCTCCTCATGCTCTTCCACAGTGCCTGGCTCTTCCCCACGTCACCAGTgcctggcagggagcagggcagaaaCCCCTGTGAGGCATGTGCTGCCTGTGGTGTGCTCCTGTCCTGTGCAGGCTCCTGGGTTACTTCCTGGTGATGGATGTCCCTGCCACCCCAGCACTTGGGAAGTTCATTCCTCTTGCATTGTTTGCCTCTTTGCCAGGAAACTAATTTGCAGCTAATGAGCCACAGAACCTCTGCATCTCACCCCAGGCAGCTCTATGGGCGCCAGTGCTGCCTGGCACCCTGCCCACCAGACTGGGGCTGTGCCATGGCGGGGGACCCCACGATGCTCATGTATGCCCCTGATGCCATCTTGTCCAAGGCTGGTGATGCTGCCACCCTGGCACCTTGCACCCCCAGAAGAGCAGGGTAATTGCCAGCTGGGCTCTGGGTTGTGGCCTCTTCCCTGTGTGACTCAtctgggatgggatggagacaGGATGGGCTTTTAATAGAAGGCTGCTCAGCCTCACACTGGGTACAGAAATGccacctcccaccccagccACATGCTGGGCCCAACCCCTGCGCACCCCACGCAGGTCCTCGCTTCTGAGGATGGGATGGACCCCATCCTGTGGGCCACATCACTGGTCCTGGCACATCATCAGTCCCAGCTGGGGGAGATGGAGGGGGAGCCTGTCCACGTTCCCTCTGGGCTGGCGGTGGCGGCAGCATGTGTTGCAAGGCCCATGTTGCTGCAGGGATGTGTCACCACACTCGGCCCAAGCTGGAGGTTTCTCTTGGCCTTATGCCCAGGCACATCGTGTAGTCGCAGCCTGGCCAAGGAATGCCCAGGGCCCTCCAACTGCCAGCCTGGTTTGCCGAGGCTGCTGGAGTGCTGCTGCGGGGCTGCTGtgagaggctgagaaagctggggctgttcagcctggagaagggaaggctgcgtggagacctcagagcagccttccagtatctgaaggaggtcGGCAAGgataccagagagggactcttcctcagggactgtagttgcaggacaaggggcaaggggtttaaacttaaacagggaaattTCAGGTTAGACTTAAGAAGCTCTTTattgtgaggttggtgaggcactagaacaggttgcccaaagaaggccaggttggacagagccttgggtggcatggcttagtgtgtggtgtccctgcccatggcggggggttggaactacatgatcttaaggtcctttcccactcaaaccattctgtgattctacaaatCCACACAAATTGCAGCTCAGCTAGAAGAGCAGAGCCTGCTGTTGCAGCCAGCCTGCCCTGGGTAATCACGAGTTAGGGGTCATCATTAGGTTCCAGAGTGTACAGGCCAGGCAGGGTGTCATCCTGGCACTCATAAGCACAGTGGCTTGGGGCGTCTCCACACCTGCATCTCACCTACCTCCACGTCCTGCAGGTGTTCAGCGGGAAGCGCCCAGAGTCAGAGCTGCCGCCCCAGCCCCAGAGCACTTTCCGCAAGCCCCCCACACCACCGCCCCCCGAAGCCGGGGGCCAGCACTCCCTTACCTGCCTCGTACGGGAGCGGGACCTCTCCATCTTCGAAAAGTTGGGCGACGGCTCCTTCGGCGTTGTGCGTCGCGGCGAGTGGTGCACGCCCGCCGGCAAGACGGTGAGGGGCTGTTCGTGGTGGGGTGAGCCGGGCAGCGGCACCACCTGGGGGGGGAAGATGCTTTGGGGCTCATCCCTGCTTTGGCCGTAGCTGGATGTGGCAGTGAAGTGTCTCAAGACGGATGTGCTGAGCCAGCCGGAGGCACTGGATGACTTCATCCGGGAGGTGAATGCCATGCACTCTCTGGACCACAGGAACCTTATCCGTCTCTATGGCGTGGTGCTCTCCCACCCTATGAAGATGGTGAGTGTGGGAGGATGGGGCTGACCCCAGTGGTGCCCTGTGAGAGTTCTGTGTGGTGGGGTGggcaaagccaggctggatccATATCCCAGTGCTCCACGGGCATCTCCAGTGGGGCACAAGAAGGCTGAAAACCAGCCCAGCAAGGGTGCCTCTGGCATGACCAACCTGCTGTTCCTACCCCATGGCCCAGGTAACAGAGCTGGCCCCACTGGGCTCCCTCCTGGACCGCCTGCGGAAGAATCAGGGCCATTTCCTCATCTCCACCCTCTGCCAGTATGCCATCCAGGTGGCCAAGGGCATGGCCTACCTGGAGTCCAAGCGCTTCATCCACCGTGACCTGGCTGCCCGTAACATCCTGCTGGCCTCCAACGAGCTGGTCAAAATCGGGGACTTTGGGCTGATGCGGGCCCTGCCCAAAAATGACGACCACTACGTGATGCAGGAGCATCGCAAGGTCCCCTTCGCCTGGTGAGCCCTGGGGAAGAGGGACCTGGGGATGCAGCACCCATTGCCTTTTGATGCTCACATCCTTCCCCACGCAGGTGTGCTCCTGAGAGCCTGAAGACACGCACCTTCTCGCATGCCAGTGACACCTGGATGTTTGGGGTGACTCTGTGGGAGATGTTCACCTATGGGCAGGAGCCTTGGATCGGCCTCAACGGCAGCCAGGTGAGTGCACAGCAGGATCCTGATGCCCTGGCTCACCGTGGCAGTGGTTCGGGGGGACCTGGGAACCCCTGACAGTACTCACTGCTCTGCAGATCCTGCACAAGATAGACAAAGAGGGTGAGCGGCTGCCGCGGCCTGAGGACTGTCCACAGGACATCTACAATGtcatgctgcagtgctgggcacacAAGCCTGAGGACCGACCCACCTTCGTGGCCCTGCGGGACTTCTTGGTGGAGGTGGGTGCGCAGGGAGGTGGACAGGGGCTCCAGCACCCCCTTCCCCTCAGCTCTGCTTAAGTGTAGGCAGAGTTCAGGGTATTGCTCAGGCAGGAGGTGACATGGGGGGATTCAgcccaggcagctctgcaggctgggagGTGAGGGGCAGTGATGTGGTCACAGCAGGAGGTCCTTGGGTACCACCTGGCCCTTGTCCAGGCCAGGGGTGTTACAGCTGAGTAGGGGCTGGGAGTGGTGATGCTGTCTCTTGCCCACTTttgagcccccccccccccccccgccttcccCTACGTGTGTTTGCAGCTAGTCTCAAAACAGGGCAGGGATGGATGGTGGGGGTCTGCATCACCTTGTTTTCACCCTCTTTTCCCCCAGGCCCAGCCCACTGACATGAGAGCACTGCAGGACTTCGAGGAGCCAGACAAGCTGCACATCCAAATGAACGACATCATCACAGTCATCGAGGGCAGGTACTGCTCAGGGTGGGAGGGCACGTACTGCACAGGAGCAGTGCCAGGTGTTACACTAGAGGGGCATGGACCAGCTGCCAGCTTCAGGGCTGCCAGTTTGCGTGGGCACAGGGGGAATGGGGAGACTGGGGGCgctggcagagctgtggagcagggatgggggagGGTGGGCTCTGCCCCCCCCAGCACACCCGACTATGTAGCCCACAGGTGAGCTACTCCACTGCCTTGGGAGGTGTGcagtgccccaggcagcacagcgATGTGGGGCCACTGCAATGTGTGGGGGGCAGCAGTGCCTATGGGCAGCACAGCTCTACCTGCACTGCCCGCAACATCCACCCGCTGACTCACCCGCTCTGCCTCTGGGTTTGCCCTGGCCTTGTCCCTGGGAACCgggtgccccagagctgctccGCCCTGATAGTGGTGGGGACCTGCCACTGCCGCGGGGCCAGGAGAGATGCTGGGGAGCTCAGTACCACGGTGGCATGACGTGTCACCCCCTGCGCTGTCGGCTCTGCTCCTTGGTCGCTGCTAGCCATGCCGGGGCACAGCCATCCCCTTCCACTGCCCTGGTGGCCTGTGGACTGGGGGGACCTTTGGTCCCTGTATTCCCAACCCTGTGTGTGGCTGTGCCACTCCAGCATGCGGACAGTGGAGTTACCCCTGGGAACAGCTCTATGTCCCTTTGCCCCGCTGGCACGTGGGAGGCTGCTCTCGCCTCCAGCCCCAGCGGGTGAGGAGAAAGGCTCTGTCCTTGCCCCCCTTCCCGGGGCCAGCTCCCCGCCGTTAGTCACGGCCCGGAGGTGAATCAGGCCGGATTTGTGTGTCTTCAGGGACCGGCTCTCTCTCCGGCCGCCGCCAGGGATGACTCTTGCCCAGGGTCTGGCGGTTTCattgcagggaggggaggggaggggaagcgGCGTCGgcggagggagggaagaagggaggcagggaaggagggaaggagcgGCGGAGGGCGGCGCGGCCGCGTCAGTGCTCCTACATCGTCCACGGCGCCGCATCACGGGCCGGGGATCCCGCTCCCGAGCCCCGCCGTCGGCCCCAGGTGAACCACGGGGAGCGGGGTGGGGAGGAGCGAGAGAGGCTGGCAGGAGCGGGACGGGGGACGTGGTTGCGCTGCAGTGAGTCGGGGAGGGCCGTGAGCGCGGTGGAACCGGGGCGCAGcctcccctgcctcagtttccctggaGGACGCCGGTGCTCGGTGGCCCGCCGTCGGCACGTTTTGAGGGTGCTGGCTCTGAGCCGGCCGGGTGAGCTCTGCAGCCGGGGGCTGCGGGTGCTCCCGGACCAGAGCCCCCAtccccgtgcctcagtttcccccccCGGGGCGCCTGCCCCCCACGGCGCTGCCGGCTGGGATTCccgggcagggaggggagggctgGTGGAGGGGGTTGGGGGCTCCTCCCGGGGGCCGCATCCGGCCCCGCCGAGGCCGCCCGGGGCACCGTAaacaccccccaccccttttcAAGCCCCTGCCTGCCGTTCGGCTGGCGCTGGCCGTGCGTACGTGTGTgtgggcaggggcagggaccTACCTGAAAGCCCCCCGGGGACCCAGGCGGTCGCGGGAGAGGGCTCTCGGGAGGAAGCCAGGGAAGAGCCGCAGCGGGATCGTGCCGGGGGTCCGCGCCCGGATCCGGTGGGACgaggctgggagaggaggggagcGGAGGGGCCGGCCCAGCCGCAGCATCCCTCCGGTGGGATGCGGCGGTGTCGCGGCGCGGGGAGGGCGAGTGGAGGGGACCTCCCGGGTAGCTGGAGCCGGCCTCTGCCCGTCCCGGTGCGGGTGCGGGACGGTGCCCGGTACCGGCTGGGCTTTGGCGCGGCCAAGCCGTGGGGTCCTGGCGCTGAGTAAGGCGGCTGGCTGGCGGCGAGCGGGGAAGGTAAACAGGAAAAGGGCTGAGCTGGTGGCCGGGGGTGACTCACAGGTGACTCCAGGAAACCGTGGGGCTGTGCCAGCCTCGCCAGGCTGGCACCGCCACCGCCCCCTGCCCCGGAGCACGCCCTACCCGCGGGGAGCGGGGGACCCGGCAGGCAGGGGGGTGGTAGTGTCGGAGCCCCCTCCCCATTCATCTGGCGGTGCCTGGGGTACCCTTTCCTGCTCCCTACCTGGCCCCGTGTCCCACTTCCCACCTGGGCTAGGTGATCCCCCACTTCTTCCCCTGAAGCAGGCAGCTCCTAGGGCACACTGGGGACCAGCACCCCAAGGTGGCATTGACCACTGACTGCCTGCCCATCTTGCCTTGCCCACACCAGCCTGCATGAGGCTCACTGATAACATAGGAAGGGAGCGAGGAAGACCTCCCAATTAATATTTGAAGGTTCATCGTCGGACCCCAGCCATGTTCCTTGTGCCATCCTTTGGCTGCATAGGGCACAGGAGGACCAGGGGTGGGCAGCTCCGTGCGGGCATCACCCCAAGGCTCCTGCATAATTTGGGGCaactgggaggaggaaggggcacATCTTTGTGGGCACAAGCAGGGAGCTTTGTTCCCtacccccagcatccccagcaccacCGGGTGCAGGGGCAGGGCACTGCCAGCTCCGGGTTGGGATCCTGGACACCTGGGCTCTCTTCCTGTGCCACTGCTCGACTGCTTGGACTTGGACGAGTCACCTCGCCTCCTCCCCCGTCACCGGGGCAGGCGTACATCCCCCTCTCATACCCTTGTTGGTAACGAGgtcctttttattctttaggGCTGAGAATTACTGGTGGCGGGGTCAGAATAAGCGGACCCTAAAAGTGGGCCAGTTCCCCCGAAACACGGTGACCTCGGTGGCAGGGTTGTCGGCGCACGACATCAGCCAGCCGCTTAAAAACAGCTTCATCCACACGGGCCATGGAGACACCAacccccagcactgctgggggtTTCCCGATAAAATTGATGAGTAAGAAAATCTTTTATCTTCTCTGCATcccctgcctgctctctgctttccctgctgccctcTGGGCATGGAATAAGCCACGGTTTGGCTGTCCTGTGTCCGCCTTGCCAGTGAAGCATCTCTCCCACCCCCCTGCTGTACTGAGGATGGTGGCTCCAGGAAGGGTCCCTGTGGCTGGACTAACTCCCTCTCTTCTTCTTACTAATGGGGTCAAGGGCAGGGAGGGCTGCTGTGCTTTTGGGGGGGCtgtctggggtgggggggagcaTCTTCTCCtagccctgcagcccctcatGCAGTCCCGGGCCGGAAGGACATCAGTAAGCACCACCCTGGATGTGGCTGTGTTAACCACAGTGCTTTTGGGATGTCCCAGGGCTGCTGGACCTGCGCCTTTCTGTGCCTGCATGGAGGGAAGCTGTGATGGGGGTGTAGCCTCGCCCCGTGCTTTTAACAGCATGAGTTAAAACAGCACACCATGAAAGAAATCCACCAAAATGCTTTTTCCACCGCCTGTTCCATCAGGACAGACCCAGGTTGTTCTGATGGGCGGGTCGGGTGCCTGTGCCTCCTTGCCATGTGCGACTGGCGTGCTTAGTGTGGTGCTGGGGGATGGTGGGCAGGGGTGCTTGGCTCAGGGCAGAGGGCATGGGGGGCCTCTGCCAGCACTGGGTTGGGGGGACGtgggagggctggggggggcggggCAGGATAGGATTTCAAAGCCTGGAAAGCTACAGCTGGGTAGAGCCAGCTCCTGTGCCTGGCTAAGCACATCCCCTGGGATCGTGAtccccactgctgctcagcTTCCCACCCCCGGGACAGCTCTGCCGGtgccctctgccccagcctgaCTCCCCCGGGCCACCCGGTGGGTTGAACCTCGGGGGGCTGGACCGGGGCGCCGAGCACACAGCCCCGCTCGTGCCCCGGCAGGCTCCTGCTGCGTGGGCACGGCGCTGGGTACGTGCTGCCGGGCTGCCGAGAACGCACCGAGCTGGGCACACACCCAGGCCTTGGGGCTGCACCGGCTCCCACCGGCTCCTGCCTCGCCGCACCCAGCTTGCGACGGCTCGCCCGCGCCTCCCGGCACCCCACCAGCGTGCCGTGCTGTGCCCTACCGGGGTGCCCTGCCCTGCGCGCAGCGTCGTGCCGGGGCACCCTGCTGCTGCGGCGTGTCCCGGACACCACGCCCCGTACAAGTACACTGGGCACGGCACCCTGCTTGCAATCCCCTGGGTTACAGCGCATCATACGCGTGGTGCTGGGATGGCACCAGGCTCTGCGCTGTAGCACTGAAAGCCTCTGGGGTGTGGTGCCCCGGCGCTCACAGGGATGGTACTCACTGGGGCATGGGGCATGGTGGAGGTGGGGTGTACCAAGGGACAGGGCGCAAGCTCAGGATGCAAGGGGTCCCACGAGGCCCCTGCTGACCTCCAGGCACTCTCCTTTGTCCCCACAGGCTGTACCTGGGAAATCCCATGGACCCTCCTGACATTTTAGGTGTGGACCCGAGTGCTGCCAGACCCACCCAGCTTCCTGGCAGGGCTAAAAGTGAGTCGCTTTTCTCCTTCACTCTGCTCGTCAGCCGCGCAAAGTCCTTGTGCCCCGCTGCCAGGGTGATGGGCTATGGAccctctcctttctctctgctgccACTTGCTGTTCACAGACCCAGGGGGAGCTGGGGTGACAGGGCGTGTTGTCACCTGGCCAAATGCCACTGCCAGCAGCGTGGGTGGCCTGTGGCTCTGCCCGGCTGGACTCTGCCCCGCTGCCCTTCGTCCAGGTCCCTCGTCCACTCCCAGCCTCCCGCAGCCAGGCTTCCCAGTACGGGGGATCTCGGTGGAGCTGCCACGTGGAGGGAGCTCAGACGCTGTGCGGGTGCCACAAATCCCCTGCAGTTTTCCCTTGATGGGGCTTCCCACCGGCATCCTCCCTGCACCCCAGCGGTGATGCGGGACATGATGAAGCATGCACCCCACTAACGAGCACCCTGACTGCCGCTTGCTTCGCGCGCTCACCCCACGCCTCTCCTCCTCTCGGGCTCTCTCTTCTCCTGCAGGGCAGCCGCCTCCGCGCCCGCCTCAGCCTGCCGTCCTGCTCACCAGTAAGTTGGACGTTCTCGGGtgcttctctccctcctttgtGCTCTCCGTCTTTTCTCTCTtagctccttttcctctctgcctccCGGGTACCACCATGAGCCGTGGCATCTGTGGTGGGGACAGAGAtgaggagctgggtgctggggtctGCAGGGTGAGGAAGGGCAGGGTACCCCTCAGGCCCCTGGCACCCTTCTGCCTGCCCTGGTGCATCACTGCACCCaagggggagaggaaaggtGGCTGAAGCTGTCAGGCAGTTTGGGGGTTAGGGATGCAAATGGCCCTCCTTGCACCCCAAGGATGGGTGCCAGGAACCTCACCATCCCTCTCTCTCTACCTCCTAGAGCCCTGCTACGACCCAgtcagtgaggaggaggagggtctGCCAGGGGGTCTCCAGAAGCTCTGCCTGAAGAAGCCAGGCCTAGGCAAAGGTCTGCGACCGGTCAAGCCGTCGGCACGGGTTCCAGGCACCAAGGTGGGAGAGCGGCAGCCCAGCCGGCTGACCAGTGAGGGGCCGGCAGGTGGCGAGGTGACCCTCATCGATTTTGGGGAGGAGGTGCCTCAAGGTAGCCCCTCGCCAGTGGGGGAGCTGACAGCCCCGTCGTTGGCCAAGCTGGCCATGGAGGCCTTCTCCTTGCTggacaaaaccccaccacagaGTCCCACGCGGGCTCTACCCCGGCCCCTCCACCCTACGCCAGTGGTGGACTGGGACGCCCGCCCCTTGCCGCCACCGCCTGCCTACGATGACGTGGCGCAGGATGAGGATGACTTCGAGGTCTGCTCCATCACCAGCCCCCCGAGCCGGCGGGGCAAGACCAACTATGGCTTTGTGGATGAGGGTGAGCGGGGACCAGCGCTGGAGGACAACCTCTTCCTGCCCCCCAAGGAGATGAAGCAGCCCAGCATGACACAGACCACAGAGCTCtttgaggagctgcagcaggagtgcATGAAGAGGCTTAATGTCCCCCTGGGACCAGCTGCCCCCACAGATGACAAGCCCCAAATCCCACCCCGTATCCCTATCCCGCCCCGGCCCGTACGCCGTAATGAGCCCGGGCGCTGGTCAGGGGAGCTCTCCCCAGCATCGGGGGGTGAGGAGGACCGGCCGCCCCAGATCCCACCCCGGGACCCGCTGTCGCAGCCCACCTCCCGGAcacccagccccatggcccTGCAGGTGGGGTCCCCTCAGCAACGTGCCGCCCTCTGCTCTTGCCTCTCCACCTCGCCAGGGAAGCCCATGCCCACCACACAGAGCTTTGCCCTGGACCCCAAGTACGCCACCCCCAAGGTCATCCAGGCACAGGGCAAGGACTGTTCCAAGGGACCCTGCATCCTGCCCATCGTGAAGGATGGGCAGAAGGTCAGCAGCACCCACTACTACCTGTTGCCCGAGCGCCCTGCCTACCTGGACAAGTATGAGAAGTTCTTCAAGGAGGCCAAAAGCCCCGAGGAGGTGCAGGCGTCCCGCCTGGTCACCACAGCCACCGTTCGTCCCATGGTGCAGCAGCCGCCAGCAGACTGCAAAGCCAACTTCTCCTCCAACAACAGCAACCCTGGGCCCAAGTGCCTGGTGAAAGCCTCCTGCAGCCTCCAGAAGATCATCTACGACGGGCCGGATGGCTGCCGCCCTGCTGACAAGATCCGGCTGGTAAGTGGCATCCGTGAGCAAGAGGGGACACAGTGGCCATGGGCTCACTGGAACAAAAGCCATCCCCACCCTGGTTTCCCCAAGTTCATCCCTGGGGGGTTGGCTGCAAGTGGTCCCCAGATGTGCTGTGGGACATAAGTGTCACTGCAGCTCCAAAATGGGAATCACAGGCCCTTTTATCCCAAATTAGCCCTATCCACAGCCGCAGGGAGGAGGGTGGCTGACACTGTGGTCCCTTTGGGCTCTCCTGGCTGGTCCGTGGTGGCCAGGAGTCTGCACCCAAGCCCAGGAGAGGCTGAAGGTCGCAGGGATGAGGATGGTCCCAGCTCCAGGCTGATGGCGCTCTGCAGATACAGAGCCAGGGTGGAGGGCAGCCCTGGTACCCTGCTCCAGCCACTGCCTcctcactgctcaggtcaggtgGCGGACACTGACCTCAACGTCTCCT from Lathamus discolor isolate bLatDis1 chromosome 3, bLatDis1.hap1, whole genome shotgun sequence encodes the following:
- the TNK2 gene encoding activated CDC42 kinase 1 isoform X1, with amino-acid sequence MRRFQALRRSFPFLTRFRLYRPSAEGCNCGDAPRESSAGDEDSGDPGEEERMEQAVLLWDWDEDPASRPAHSSEGQRRASSQKGGNERGGELGKRAGRLSCSMQAEEGTDWLLELLTELQLQQYFLRIRDELNVTRLSHFEYVKNEDLEKIGMGRPGQRRLWEAVKRRKAMCKRKSWMSKVFSGKRPESELPPQPQSTFRKPPTPPPPEAGGQHSLTCLVRERDLSIFEKLGDGSFGVVRRGEWCTPAGKTLDVAVKCLKTDVLSQPEALDDFIREVNAMHSLDHRNLIRLYGVVLSHPMKMVTELAPLGSLLDRLRKNQGHFLISTLCQYAIQVAKGMAYLESKRFIHRDLAARNILLASNELVKIGDFGLMRALPKNDDHYVMQEHRKVPFAWCAPESLKTRTFSHASDTWMFGVTLWEMFTYGQEPWIGLNGSQILHKIDKEGERLPRPEDCPQDIYNVMLQCWAHKPEDRPTFVALRDFLVEAQPTDMRALQDFEEPDKLHIQMNDIITVIEGRAENYWWRGQNKRTLKVGQFPRNTVTSVAGLSAHDISQPLKNSFIHTGHGDTNPQHCWGFPDKIDELYLGNPMDPPDILGVDPSAARPTQLPGRAKRQPPPRPPQPAVLLTKPCYDPVSEEEEGLPGGLQKLCLKKPGLGKGLRPVKPSARVPGTKVGERQPSRLTSEGPAGGEVTLIDFGEEVPQGSPSPVGELTAPSLAKLAMEAFSLLDKTPPQSPTRALPRPLHPTPVVDWDARPLPPPPAYDDVAQDEDDFEVCSITSPPSRRGKTNYGFVDEGERGPALEDNLFLPPKEMKQPSMTQTTELFEELQQECMKRLNVPLGPAAPTDDKPQIPPRIPIPPRPVRRNEPGRWSGELSPASGGEEDRPPQIPPRDPLSQPTSRTPSPMALQVGSPQQRAALCSCLSTSPGKPMPTTQSFALDPKYATPKVIQAQGKDCSKGPCILPIVKDGQKVSSTHYYLLPERPAYLDKYEKFFKEAKSPEEVQASRLVTTATVRPMVQQPPADCKANFSSNNSNPGPKCLVKASCSLQKIIYDGPDGCRPADKIRLVQDTVHGVTTEECQAALQNHGWSVQRAIQYLKAVTVGMGRAVSDPEQASHRGATPWCPPSPTQPAAGLWTEPPLGAWGHPEREPAQRP
- the TNK2 gene encoding activated CDC42 kinase 1 isoform X7 gives rise to the protein MGERCDYQRLSSAEEEEEMLGSLPHSLSDSTGQQALRPGSRRPARSPRQDIAPGMPCRRRLSCSMQAEEGTDWLLELLTELQLQQYFLRIRDELNVTRLSHFEYVKNEDLEKIGMGRPGQRRLWEAVKRRKAMCKRKSWMSKVFSGKRPESELPPQPQSTFRKPPTPPPPEAGGQHSLTCLVRERDLSIFEKLGDGSFGVVRRGEWCTPAGKTLDVAVKCLKTDVLSQPEALDDFIREVNAMHSLDHRNLIRLYGVVLSHPMKMVTELAPLGSLLDRLRKNQGHFLISTLCQYAIQVAKGMAYLESKRFIHRDLAARNILLASNELVKIGDFGLMRALPKNDDHYVMQEHRKVPFAWCAPESLKTRTFSHASDTWMFGVTLWEMFTYGQEPWIGLNGSQILHKIDKEGERLPRPEDCPQDIYNVMLQCWAHKPEDRPTFVALRDFLVEAQPTDMRALQDFEEPDKLHIQMNDIITVIEGRAENYWWRGQNKRTLKVGQFPRNTVTSVAGLSAHDISQPLKNSFIHTGHGDTNPQHCWGFPDKIDELYLGNPMDPPDILGVDPSAARPTQLPGRAKRQPPPRPPQPAVLLTKPCYDPVSEEEEGLPGGLQKLCLKKPGLGKGLRPVKPSARVPGTKVGERQPSRLTSEGPAGGEVTLIDFGEEVPQGSPSPVGELTAPSLAKLAMEAFSLLDKTPPQSPTRALPRPLHPTPVVDWDARPLPPPPAYDDVAQDEDDFEVCSITSPPSRRGKTNYGFVDEGERGPALEDNLFLPPKEMKQPSMTQTTELFEELQQECMKRLNVPLGPAAPTDDKPQIPPRIPIPPRPVRRNEPGRWSGELSPASGGEEDRPPQIPPRDPLSQPTSRTPSPMALQVGSPQQRAALCSCLSTSPGKPMPTTQSFALDPKYATPKVIQAQGKDCSKGPCILPIVKDGQKVSSTHYYLLPERPAYLDKYEKFFKEAKSPEEVQASRLVTTATVRPMVQQPPADCKANFSSNNSNPGPKCLVKASCSLQKIIYDGPDGCRPADKIRLVQDTVHGVTTEECQAALQNHGWSVQRAIQYLKAVTVGMGRAVSDPEQASHRGATPWCPPSPTQPAAGLWTEPPLGAWGHPEREPAQRP